The following coding sequences lie in one Sinorhizobium fredii USDA 257 genomic window:
- a CDS encoding ubiquinol-cytochrome C chaperone family protein gives MIFGLFKRKSGNIAIVERQYALLTAAARQPFLYTDLDVPDTVMGRFEMLSAILILYFRRTRASARTGQEIAQEIVDAFFEDVDHSIRELGVGDVSVPKKMKKFAGMFYGRLESYAAALENGDRQALADALRRNFHPQQEDAPTMIGLARYLISVEAGLAEVPEDLVETGQLRVPPAVSQ, from the coding sequence ATGATTTTTGGACTGTTCAAGAGAAAAAGCGGCAATATTGCGATTGTGGAGCGCCAGTATGCGCTTCTGACCGCGGCGGCGCGCCAGCCGTTTCTCTATACCGACCTCGATGTGCCCGATACGGTGATGGGCCGTTTCGAGATGTTGTCGGCGATCCTGATCCTTTATTTCCGCCGCACCCGGGCCTCGGCACGCACCGGCCAGGAAATCGCGCAGGAGATCGTCGATGCCTTCTTCGAGGATGTCGACCACTCGATCCGAGAGCTTGGCGTCGGCGATGTCAGCGTGCCGAAGAAGATGAAAAAGTTCGCCGGCATGTTCTATGGCCGCCTGGAATCCTATGCGGCTGCGCTCGAGAATGGCGACAGGCAGGCTCTTGCCGACGCGCTGCGGCGCAATTTTCATCCGCAGCAAGAGGACGCGCCGACGATGATAGGCTTGGCACGTTATCTCATTTCCGTCGAAGCCGGGCTCGCGGAAGTTCCGGAAGACCTGGTCGAAACGGGACAGTTGCGCGTTCCACCGGCGGTGAGCCAATAG
- a CDS encoding YceD family protein: MKHESKPAFSYPVKVGHISANPVGVHLSANEAERRALAALWKVNEVRSLAADLQIGRWKKDGVKIKGEVRAELVQTCVVTLGPVEAEISEPVEAIFVPEGSRLARQADNDGGEMILDPSGPDIPDTFSGDTIDVGVVVSEQVALAIDPYPRKQGAVFGERIESSAADDKRPNPFAVLKDLKKD; this comes from the coding sequence ATGAAGCACGAAAGCAAACCGGCATTTTCTTATCCGGTAAAGGTGGGGCATATTTCGGCCAATCCGGTCGGGGTGCATCTGTCCGCCAACGAGGCCGAGCGGCGGGCGCTCGCTGCCCTTTGGAAGGTCAACGAGGTCCGCTCGCTTGCCGCCGATCTGCAGATCGGACGCTGGAAGAAGGATGGCGTGAAGATCAAGGGCGAGGTGCGGGCCGAGCTCGTCCAGACCTGCGTCGTCACGCTGGGCCCTGTCGAGGCGGAGATATCCGAGCCGGTCGAGGCGATCTTCGTGCCGGAGGGCTCCCGCCTGGCGCGGCAAGCCGACAATGACGGCGGCGAGATGATCCTCGATCCGAGCGGTCCGGACATTCCCGATACCTTTTCCGGCGATACGATCGACGTCGGCGTGGTCGTCAGCGAGCAGGTGGCGCTTGCGATCGATCCCTATCCCCGCAAGCAGGGCGCGGTCTTCGGCGAGCGCATCGAAAGCTCGGCGGCAGACGACAAGCGGCCCAATCCGTTCGCGGTCCTGAAGGATTTGAAAAAGGATTGA
- a CDS encoding outer membrane protein assembly factor BamE, whose protein sequence is MTKRYLTTNLKVLGRAVIVASLCTTALAGCQAMDVGEVLHQGYVVDQETLNLVPVGSSREQVMLSLGTPSTTATFDNEVFYYISQKRKRPVAFMKPKLIDQSILAVYFDKEGVVSQLAHYTMKDGKVFDMLTRTTPTGGKETSFLGQLLTGPGAGQAAARNLFKNFGNN, encoded by the coding sequence TTGACGAAGCGGTATCTGACAACAAACCTGAAAGTTCTTGGCCGTGCCGTGATCGTGGCTTCCCTATGCACTACAGCGCTTGCCGGCTGCCAGGCAATGGATGTCGGCGAAGTCCTGCACCAGGGCTATGTCGTCGATCAGGAAACGTTGAACCTCGTTCCCGTCGGATCGAGCCGCGAACAGGTCATGCTGTCGCTCGGCACCCCATCGACCACCGCGACGTTCGACAACGAGGTGTTCTACTACATCTCGCAGAAGCGCAAGCGCCCGGTCGCCTTCATGAAGCCGAAGCTGATCGACCAGTCGATCCTCGCCGTCTATTTCGACAAGGAGGGCGTCGTCAGCCAACTTGCCCACTATACGATGAAGGACGGCAAGGTGTTCGACATGCTGACGCGGACGACGCCGACCGGCGGCAAGGAAACGAGCTTCCTCGGCCAGCTCTTGACCGGCCCCGGTGC